The following are from one region of the Advenella mimigardefordensis DPN7 genome:
- the cmk gene encoding (d)CMP kinase, producing MAEGSAENHIPVIAIDGPTASGKGTVAARVAEALGWSVLDSGALYRLSALAATRRGVADTDEQALADIARQLDVRFLSDKVLLDNDDVTEQLRQEHIGDMASRIAPLQPLRDALLERQRAFRQAPGLVCDGRDMGTVVFPDAPLKIFLIADVDARAQRRYNQLIEKGFSANLGDLSKDLQARDDRDQNRLVAPLKPADDAVVVDSSNLDVDQTVERILAHWRNRA from the coding sequence ATTGCCGAAGGATCGGCGGAGAATCATATTCCTGTTATTGCCATTGACGGCCCGACCGCCTCCGGCAAGGGCACGGTTGCTGCCCGGGTGGCTGAAGCGCTGGGCTGGTCGGTTCTGGATAGTGGTGCCCTGTACCGGTTGAGCGCACTGGCAGCGACCCGGCGAGGTGTGGCTGATACCGATGAACAGGCGCTGGCAGACATTGCCCGACAGCTGGATGTGCGGTTTTTGTCCGACAAAGTGTTGCTTGATAACGACGACGTGACTGAGCAGTTGCGTCAGGAACATATCGGTGACATGGCGTCGCGGATTGCACCGTTGCAACCCTTGCGCGATGCCTTGCTGGAGCGCCAGCGGGCATTTCGGCAGGCTCCCGGTCTGGTTTGCGATGGTCGGGATATGGGAACGGTGGTATTTCCGGATGCGCCGCTTAAGATTTTCCTGATTGCAGACGTCGACGCGCGTGCGCAAAGACGCTATAACCAGTTGATCGAAAAAGGTTTTTCTGCTAATCTTGGCGACTTGTCAAAAGATTTGCAAGCGCGCGACGACCGTGATCAGAACCGTCTGGTGGCACCGCTTAAGCCGGCAGATGATGCCGTAGTGGTTGATTCTTCCAATCTGGACGTAGATCAGACCGTCGAACGTATTCTGGCGCACTGGCGTAATAGGGCGTAA
- the hisC gene encoding histidinol-phosphate transaminase, with the protein MSDIANGFGISSNVNAMMPYQAGKPIEDLAREFGLDPDSIVKLASNENPLGMSDSVRQAISAYLENVPGQALGRYPDPNAFLLKQALAEHYQVPVDWLTVGNGSNDLLEIISLAILDHQASCVYAEHAFIVYKLATQARGARHIKVPAANYGHDLESMFDAIDDDTRLLFIANPNNPTGTFHSGEVIRRFVEKVHAAYGNRVTVVLDEAYNEYLDPQLRFDSAQLVRDFSNVIVVRTFSKAYGLAGIRMGFAIARPELTDYLNRVRQPFNVNLLAQVAAIAALKDAAFLEKTYELNRQGKQWLSAQFAEMGLEFVPSFGNFILLHVGDAAAVNTALLQRGIIVRPVIGDGLPEHLRISIGLPEENARFISALKEVLGK; encoded by the coding sequence ATGTCCGACATAGCCAACGGCTTTGGTATATCCAGTAACGTCAATGCGATGATGCCATACCAGGCGGGCAAGCCTATTGAGGACCTTGCACGTGAATTCGGGCTGGATCCGGACAGTATTGTCAAACTGGCCTCGAATGAAAATCCCCTGGGCATGTCTGATTCGGTGCGTCAGGCGATCAGCGCCTATCTTGAAAATGTACCAGGGCAGGCGCTGGGCCGTTATCCCGACCCCAATGCCTTCCTGCTTAAGCAGGCACTGGCTGAGCATTACCAGGTGCCCGTTGATTGGCTGACGGTAGGCAATGGTTCAAATGATCTGCTGGAAATTATTTCACTGGCCATTCTCGATCATCAGGCGTCCTGCGTTTATGCCGAACACGCCTTTATTGTGTACAAACTGGCCACGCAGGCGCGTGGTGCAAGGCATATTAAAGTGCCGGCGGCCAATTATGGTCACGATCTGGAGTCGATGTTCGACGCCATAGACGATGATACGCGCCTGCTCTTTATTGCCAATCCCAACAACCCTACCGGTACCTTCCATAGCGGCGAAGTGATCCGTCGTTTCGTGGAAAAAGTCCACGCGGCCTACGGCAATCGCGTTACAGTGGTACTGGATGAAGCGTACAACGAATATCTTGATCCGCAACTGCGATTTGACAGTGCCCAGCTGGTACGGGATTTTTCCAATGTCATCGTCGTTCGTACGTTTTCCAAAGCCTATGGCCTGGCCGGGATCCGCATGGGATTTGCGATTGCCCGTCCCGAGCTGACCGATTACCTGAATCGTGTCCGCCAGCCGTTCAATGTGAATTTGCTGGCTCAGGTGGCTGCAATCGCAGCCCTCAAAGACGCCGCATTTCTTGAAAAAACCTACGAATTGAACCGGCAAGGCAAGCAATGGCTGTCGGCTCAGTTTGCCGAGATGGGGCTTGAGTTTGTTCCCAGCTTCGGCAATTTCATTTTGCTGCACGTGGGTGATGCGGCTGCTGTCAACACAGCGCTGCTGCAACGCGGCATCATTGTGCGTCCGGTCATTGGCGATGGATTGCCTGAGCATCTGCGCATATCTATCGGGCTGCCTGAAGAGAACGCCAGGTTTATCAGCGCGCTCAAAGAGGTGCTGGGCAAGTGA
- the serC gene encoding 3-phosphoserine/phosphohydroxythreonine transaminase translates to MGTQFWNFSAGPAVLPKPVLEQAAAEMLDWRGCGMSVMEMSHRGAEFTQICDEAEDDLRTLLGISDDYAVMFMQGGATAENAIVPMNLIARNASNSADYVLTGSWSVKSHKEASRYGTARVAAAADTERQIDGVSYNPWCWVPPLDSWRVQADASYLHYCSNETIGGVEIAQMPDMQALGAPDVPLVLDASSHFLSRPLDVSKTGMVYAGAQKNAGPAGVTMVIVRRDMLGHALPYTPTAFDYVNVAKERSRFNTPPSYGIYICGLVFKWLLQLGGLAEIEKHNLAKSQALYAQIDSSDFYTNPIQPAFRSRMNVPFTLASDTLTSQFLKESAQHGLLALKGHKSVGGVRASIYNAMPMEGVTTLIDFMKEFERKHG, encoded by the coding sequence ATGGGTACGCAATTTTGGAACTTTTCGGCCGGACCGGCGGTCCTGCCCAAGCCCGTTCTGGAGCAGGCTGCGGCCGAAATGCTCGACTGGCGTGGCTGTGGCATGTCGGTCATGGAAATGAGTCACCGGGGCGCCGAATTTACGCAAATTTGTGACGAGGCCGAAGATGACCTGCGCACCTTATTAGGTATTTCCGACGATTATGCGGTGATGTTTATGCAGGGTGGTGCAACGGCAGAAAACGCCATTGTTCCAATGAACCTGATCGCGCGCAATGCGTCCAATAGCGCCGATTATGTGCTGACCGGCAGCTGGTCAGTCAAGTCGCATAAAGAGGCAAGCCGCTATGGCACTGCGCGCGTCGCCGCTGCGGCCGATACAGAGCGGCAGATTGACGGCGTAAGCTATAACCCCTGGTGCTGGGTTCCGCCACTCGATTCCTGGCGCGTCCAGGCCGACGCGTCTTATCTTCACTATTGCAGTAATGAAACCATTGGCGGTGTGGAAATTGCGCAAATGCCCGATATGCAGGCACTGGGTGCGCCCGATGTGCCGCTGGTGCTTGACGCGTCATCGCATTTTCTTTCCCGTCCGCTGGATGTGTCCAAAACTGGCATGGTGTACGCCGGCGCCCAGAAAAATGCGGGCCCGGCCGGTGTCACCATGGTGATCGTGCGCAGAGATATGCTGGGTCACGCACTGCCATATACCCCCACAGCCTTCGATTACGTGAATGTGGCCAAGGAGCGCTCCCGTTTCAACACGCCACCGAGCTATGGCATTTATATTTGCGGGCTGGTGTTCAAGTGGCTGTTGCAACTGGGTGGGCTGGCCGAGATTGAAAAACACAATCTGGCCAAATCGCAGGCGTTATATGCGCAGATAGATAGCAGCGACTTTTACACCAATCCTATCCAGCCGGCGTTCCGGTCCCGCATGAACGTGCCCTTTACACTGGCCAGCGATACGCTCACCAGCCAGTTTTTGAAAGAGTCTGCGCAACATGGATTGCTGGCACTCAAAGGGCACAAGTCGGTGGGCGGTGTGCGTGCGTCTATTTATAACGCGATGCCTATGGAAGGCGTCACCACACTCATTGATTTTATGAAAGAGTTCGAGCGCAAGCATGGATAA
- a CDS encoding LapA family protein, whose amino-acid sequence MRYIVWALRIILFLLVLLFALKNTDPVTVRFFGDYTFAGVPLIVVLLLAFIVGALFAWLVSIPTRLRKTREVGRLKGEVERLNRDVNDTRHSLEALRAEELRLRSNTSPTGTALQTPARETAVGL is encoded by the coding sequence ATGCGATACATTGTCTGGGCATTGCGAATCATACTTTTTTTGTTGGTTCTATTATTCGCACTTAAAAACACCGATCCCGTTACCGTACGGTTTTTTGGCGATTATACATTTGCCGGTGTGCCGCTCATTGTTGTGTTATTGCTTGCCTTTATTGTGGGTGCGCTGTTTGCCTGGCTGGTTAGTATTCCTACACGCTTGCGCAAAACCCGTGAAGTGGGTCGACTCAAGGGCGAGGTTGAGCGCCTGAACCGTGATGTGAACGATACCCGCCATTCGCTGGAAGCGCTCAGAGCCGAAGAATTACGCCTGCGCAGCAACACGTCCCCGACAGGCACCGCCTTGCAGACACCGGCACGGGAGACGGCAGTTGGACTTTGA
- the pheA gene encoding prephenate dehydratase produces MDNSLQEALKPLRDKIDQIDRDILELLNQRAQTAIDVGAVKHKFQADSAVLKPEREAQVIRRLQELNRYGTFTETGVRAVWAEIISVCRGLEKGLTVAYLGPEGSYSEQAAMEFYGHSVQPLPCPSFDEVFRAVEAGQADVGMVPVENSTEGAVNRTLDLFLNSTVKVHGVRSIPIRHCLMSLHGTMDGVKSISAHPQALAQCQKWLSQHYPTMEIVPAASNSEAARHAAQDETVAAIAGETAAVFWNLGLVASGIQDDANNKTRFLAIGNIETAPSGRDQTSLIFAVPNRVGAVYEMISPFARNGVSMTRFESRPARTGQWEYYFYVDVLGHRSDENVARALDELKQQSAFFKILGSYPMQ; encoded by the coding sequence ATGGATAATTCACTACAAGAGGCGCTCAAACCGCTACGCGATAAGATTGACCAGATTGATCGTGACATTCTTGAGTTGCTTAATCAGCGCGCGCAAACGGCAATCGATGTAGGCGCGGTCAAGCACAAGTTTCAGGCGGACAGCGCCGTGCTCAAGCCCGAGCGTGAAGCCCAGGTGATTCGGCGTCTTCAGGAGCTCAATCGCTACGGCACCTTCACCGAAACCGGAGTGCGCGCCGTCTGGGCAGAAATTATCTCGGTATGCCGAGGTCTGGAAAAAGGACTGACCGTCGCCTATCTTGGCCCCGAAGGTTCCTATTCTGAACAGGCGGCCATGGAGTTCTATGGCCATTCGGTACAGCCACTACCCTGTCCATCCTTTGACGAAGTGTTCCGTGCCGTCGAAGCAGGGCAGGCCGACGTCGGCATGGTGCCGGTTGAAAACTCCACCGAAGGGGCGGTTAACCGGACGCTGGATCTGTTTCTCAACTCAACCGTCAAGGTGCATGGGGTGCGTTCTATTCCCATCCGTCATTGCCTGATGAGTCTGCATGGCACCATGGATGGCGTCAAAAGCATCTCGGCGCACCCCCAGGCGCTGGCGCAATGTCAGAAGTGGCTGTCGCAACATTATCCAACGATGGAAATTGTGCCTGCCGCCAGTAATTCCGAGGCTGCCAGACATGCCGCCCAGGATGAAACCGTGGCAGCGATTGCCGGTGAAACGGCTGCCGTGTTCTGGAACCTTGGGCTTGTGGCTTCAGGTATCCAGGATGACGCCAATAACAAAACCCGTTTTCTGGCCATTGGCAATATCGAAACGGCGCCCAGCGGACGCGACCAGACCAGTCTGATTTTTGCCGTGCCCAATCGCGTGGGTGCCGTGTACGAAATGATCAGTCCCTTTGCGCGTAACGGTGTATCCATGACGCGGTTTGAGTCCCGGCCTGCGCGCACAGGTCAGTGGGAATACTATTTTTATGTGGACGTGTTAGGCCATCGCTCTGACGAGAACGTAGCACGCGCACTGGACGAGCTGAAACAGCAGTCCGCATTTTTCAAAATTCTGGGTTCCTACCCAATGCAATAG
- the aroA gene encoding 3-phosphoshikimate 1-carboxyvinyltransferase, which yields MSEVSQYLAPAVRVSGQMALPGSKSISNRVLLLAALSEGSTRIDGLLDSDDTRVMLAALRTLGLQIDQTGDNQVVVHGKGAFPQTEADLFLGNAGTAFRPLTAALAVAQGHYRLHGVPRMHERPVGDLVAALQAVGAQIRYEGQEGYPPLQISPAQLHVDGPIPIQGNVSSQFLTAFLMMAPMLAARTGRDVTLEVQGELISQPYIAITLQLMARFGVTVQQDGWQRFTVAADSRYVSPNAVAIEGDASSASYFLALGLLGQGPLQINGIGKDSIQGDIAFAQFIERLGGKITYQEQSLIAEREQSIAHQPLPAFDEDFNLIPDAAMTAAVLALYADGPCTLRNIGSWRVKETDRIHAMHTELSKLGAVVESGADWIRITPPEPGKWQTAQIATYDDHRMAMCFSLAVFGPVGVTILDPGCVSKTFPDYFAVYNTLVTSTQREAS from the coding sequence ATGAGTGAAGTAAGTCAATATCTGGCCCCGGCGGTACGGGTTAGCGGGCAGATGGCGCTGCCTGGTTCGAAAAGCATTTCGAACCGGGTTTTGTTACTGGCAGCGCTGTCTGAAGGCAGTACGCGAATTGACGGCTTGCTCGACTCAGATGACACGCGCGTCATGCTTGCTGCACTGCGTACCCTGGGGTTGCAAATCGACCAGACCGGGGATAATCAGGTTGTGGTGCATGGCAAGGGGGCGTTCCCACAGACCGAGGCAGATTTGTTTCTGGGGAATGCCGGTACGGCATTTCGTCCGCTGACGGCGGCTCTGGCTGTGGCCCAGGGCCATTACCGCCTGCATGGCGTACCACGTATGCACGAGCGCCCTGTGGGGGACCTGGTCGCCGCGCTACAGGCTGTTGGCGCCCAAATCCGCTATGAAGGTCAGGAAGGCTACCCGCCACTGCAGATTTCACCGGCGCAGCTGCATGTGGACGGACCGATTCCGATTCAGGGTAATGTGTCCAGCCAGTTTCTGACCGCCTTCCTGATGATGGCCCCCATGCTGGCAGCGCGCACCGGCCGTGACGTGACCCTGGAGGTTCAGGGAGAACTCATTTCCCAACCGTATATCGCCATTACGCTGCAATTGATGGCGCGTTTTGGCGTGACGGTTCAGCAGGACGGCTGGCAGCGCTTTACGGTTGCGGCCGATAGCCGGTACGTGAGTCCCAATGCGGTGGCGATCGAGGGTGACGCCTCCAGCGCATCTTACTTTCTGGCGCTGGGGCTGCTTGGCCAGGGGCCGTTGCAGATCAACGGTATCGGCAAAGACAGTATTCAGGGCGACATCGCGTTTGCCCAGTTTATTGAACGGCTGGGCGGAAAAATCACCTATCAGGAGCAAAGCCTGATTGCCGAAAGAGAGCAGAGTATTGCACACCAGCCTCTGCCTGCATTTGATGAGGATTTCAACCTGATTCCCGATGCGGCCATGACAGCAGCCGTGCTGGCTCTGTACGCTGACGGTCCGTGCACGTTGCGCAATATCGGTAGCTGGCGAGTCAAGGAAACCGATCGCATTCACGCCATGCATACCGAACTGAGCAAGCTGGGTGCAGTGGTGGAGTCGGGAGCGGACTGGATTCGTATTACGCCTCCCGAGCCCGGAAAATGGCAGACCGCGCAGATCGCCACCTATGACGATCACCGTATGGCCATGTGCTTTTCGCTGGCAGTCTTCGGGCCGGTGGGAGTCACTATCCTGGACCCAGGCTGCGTCAGCAAGACTTTCCCCGATTATTTTGCCGTTTACAATACGCTGGTCACGTCCACACAAAGGGAGGCGTCATGA
- a CDS encoding prephenate dehydrogenase: MVSIASEHAPEAVPALSVPVLAVIGVGLIGGSLALSLKRNGVVGKVLGISHDPASINKALELGIIDTVASFEQISQADVIVIATPVSAFETVCDTIKPFLAPHALITDVCSTKKQVIAMARRSLGERVAQFVPGHPIAGAETSGPQAANAFLFEQKQVILAPLQENTPEQIHLLTRLWEACGSTVSPMDAAEHDRIFAAVSHMPHFLSALYMYSLLGADQTDRKFKYAGSGFRDFTRIAAGPPIMWRDIFSSNRDCMLEEITRFQTCLERARHMLESGDNDAFEAWLAAAAQARRDWENPPL, from the coding sequence ATGGTGAGCATAGCCAGCGAGCACGCTCCGGAGGCAGTGCCGGCGCTTTCCGTTCCGGTTCTGGCCGTGATTGGGGTTGGCCTGATCGGCGGCTCACTGGCATTGTCGCTCAAGCGCAATGGGGTTGTCGGCAAGGTGCTTGGTATCAGTCATGATCCGGCAAGCATCAACAAGGCGCTGGAGCTGGGAATCATTGATACCGTTGCCTCCTTCGAGCAGATTTCGCAGGCCGATGTGATTGTCATTGCCACGCCGGTTTCTGCATTCGAAACGGTCTGCGATACCATTAAGCCATTTCTGGCGCCACACGCACTCATTACCGATGTGTGCAGCACCAAGAAACAGGTGATTGCCATGGCCCGGCGCTCGCTGGGCGAGCGTGTGGCGCAATTTGTGCCCGGCCATCCCATTGCGGGCGCAGAAACGTCCGGCCCGCAGGCGGCTAACGCGTTTCTGTTCGAGCAGAAACAGGTTATTCTGGCTCCCTTGCAGGAAAATACGCCAGAGCAGATTCATCTGCTGACCCGCTTATGGGAAGCCTGCGGGTCTACGGTCAGTCCAATGGACGCAGCAGAGCATGATCGCATCTTCGCTGCGGTCAGTCATATGCCGCACTTTCTGTCGGCGCTTTATATGTACAGCCTGCTGGGGGCTGATCAGACAGATCGCAAGTTTAAGTACGCCGGTAGCGGGTTTCGTGATTTCACGCGGATCGCTGCCGGACCACCTATCATGTGGCGCGATATCTTTTCAAGCAATCGCGACTGCATGCTCGAAGAAATTACCCGTTTTCAAACCTGCCTGGAGCGGGCCCGGCACATGCTGGAGAGCGGCGACAATGACGCGTTTGAGGCCTGGCTGGCAGCTGCAGCCCAGGCCCGGCGAGATTGGGAGAATCCACCATTATGA
- the rpsA gene encoding 30S ribosomal protein S1 translates to MSSISLQDATGGESFADLFAQSVKNQDMKSGEVISAEVVRVDHNFVVVNAGLKSESLIPLEEFLNDQGELEVAEGDFVSVAIDSLENGYGDTILSRDRAKRLSAWLSLEKALESGEMVTGTITGKVKGGLTVMTNGIRAFLPGSLVDLRPVKDTTPYEGKTMEFKVIKLDRKRNNVVLSRRSVLEVNMGEERQKLLENLKEGAVVTGVVKNITDYGAFVDLGGIDGLLHITDMAWRRVRHPSEVLSVGQEVQAKVLKFDQDKSRVSLGVKQLGEDPWVGLARRYPQGTRLFGKVTNLTDYGAFVEVETGIEGLVHVSEMDWTNKNVDPRKVVSLGEEVEVMVLEIDEDRRRISLGMKQCRANPWEDFATNFKRGDKVHGAIKSITDFGVFIGLPGGIDGLVHLSDLSWADSGEEAVRNFKKGDEIDAVVLAIDTDKERISLGIKQLEGDPFNNYVATNDKGAVVPGVIKSVEAKGAVVTLSLEVEGYLRASEISAGRVEDATTVLKEGQNIEAMILNVDRKARSIQLSIKARDNAETADALQRMSDTSASSGTTNLGALLKAKLDQAKDD, encoded by the coding sequence ATGTCATCCATTTCTTTACAAGACGCCACTGGTGGCGAAAGCTTTGCCGATTTATTTGCTCAAAGCGTAAAAAACCAGGATATGAAATCAGGTGAAGTGATTTCAGCCGAAGTGGTCCGTGTTGATCACAACTTTGTCGTCGTAAATGCGGGCTTGAAGTCCGAATCGCTCATCCCCCTCGAAGAATTCCTGAATGATCAGGGCGAACTGGAAGTTGCCGAAGGCGATTTCGTTTCTGTTGCCATTGATTCACTCGAAAACGGTTACGGCGACACCATTCTGTCCCGTGATCGTGCAAAACGCCTGTCTGCATGGCTGTCACTCGAAAAAGCACTCGAGTCCGGCGAAATGGTAACTGGTACCATCACTGGCAAAGTGAAAGGTGGCCTTACCGTCATGACTAACGGCATCCGCGCCTTTTTGCCCGGTTCTCTGGTTGATCTGCGTCCTGTTAAGGATACAACACCATACGAAGGCAAAACGATGGAGTTTAAAGTTATCAAACTCGATCGCAAACGCAACAACGTCGTTCTGTCACGCCGTTCTGTTCTTGAAGTGAACATGGGTGAAGAGCGTCAGAAACTGCTGGAAAACCTGAAAGAAGGTGCAGTGGTTACTGGTGTTGTTAAAAACATTACCGATTACGGTGCATTCGTTGACCTGGGCGGTATTGACGGTCTGTTGCACATCACCGATATGGCATGGCGCCGTGTTCGTCACCCATCAGAAGTTCTGTCTGTTGGTCAGGAAGTTCAGGCCAAGGTTCTCAAGTTCGATCAGGACAAGAGCCGTGTTTCCCTGGGCGTCAAACAGCTTGGCGAAGACCCATGGGTCGGTCTGGCACGTCGTTACCCACAAGGCACACGCCTGTTCGGTAAAGTCACCAACCTCACCGACTACGGTGCGTTTGTTGAAGTGGAAACCGGTATCGAAGGTCTGGTACACGTTTCTGAAATGGACTGGACCAACAAGAACGTTGACCCTCGTAAAGTGGTTAGCCTGGGCGAAGAAGTTGAAGTCATGGTTCTGGAAATCGACGAAGATCGTCGTCGTATTTCACTTGGCATGAAACAGTGCCGTGCAAACCCATGGGAAGATTTTGCCACCAACTTCAAACGTGGTGACAAAGTTCATGGCGCGATCAAGTCTATCACTGACTTCGGCGTGTTCATTGGTCTGCCTGGCGGTATTGACGGTCTGGTTCACCTGTCTGACCTGTCATGGGCTGATTCTGGTGAAGAAGCCGTGCGTAACTTCAAGAAAGGCGACGAAATTGATGCCGTCGTTCTGGCGATCGATACCGATAAAGAGCGTATTTCTCTGGGTATCAAACAGCTTGAAGGTGATCCGTTCAACAATTATGTTGCAACGAATGACAAAGGCGCGGTTGTTCCTGGTGTGATCAAGTCTGTTGAAGCCAAAGGTGCCGTTGTTACACTGTCACTCGAGGTTGAGGGCTATCTGCGTGCTTCTGAAATTTCAGCCGGCCGTGTCGAAGACGCGACGACTGTACTGAAAGAAGGCCAGAACATCGAAGCCATGATTCTGAACGTTGATCGCAAAGCGCGTTCAATCCAGTTGTCCATCAAGGCACGTGACAATGCTGAGACCGCAGATGCGCTGCAGCGCATGAGCGATACCAGCGCGTCATCCGGTACGACTAACCTGGGAGCTTTGCTCAAGGCTAAGCTCGACCAAGCTAAAGACGATTAA
- a CDS encoding integration host factor subunit beta, with translation MTKSELIEALAASYPQLAARDTDFAVKTMLDAMTVALSRGQRIEIRGFGSFSLSTRAPRVGRNPKSGEQVMVPGKRVPHFKAGKELRERVDSVFTSASETRQDAPEDGHVEAQPAKVANL, from the coding sequence GTGACTAAATCAGAGTTGATTGAAGCACTAGCGGCCAGCTATCCGCAGCTGGCTGCCCGTGACACCGACTTCGCTGTCAAGACGATGCTTGATGCCATGACCGTTGCTCTATCCAGAGGTCAGCGCATCGAAATTCGTGGCTTTGGCAGCTTCTCGCTGTCAACGCGTGCTCCACGGGTTGGGCGCAATCCCAAGTCTGGCGAACAGGTGATGGTTCCCGGTAAACGGGTCCCTCACTTCAAGGCAGGCAAAGAGTTGCGCGAGCGCGTTGATTCTGTTTTTACCTCTGCTAGCGAGACCAGGCAGGATGCCCCCGAGGATGGCCATGTCGAGGCCCAACCGGCCAAGGTCGCCAATCTCTGA